Below is a genomic region from Actinomycetota bacterium.
CCGGTCAGGGCGCGGAGCAGACCTCGGGTAATGAGCCGGCGTCGCTCGGCCGGCGCCAACACTGGGACAGCAGCAGCGGTCATGTGGTTGCTTTCTCCTGGCTGCGGACCACCGCCGGTGCCAGCACCCACAGGAGCATGCGACCGGTCAGTGGTGTGGAGAGGTCAGGCACTGGCCACGGTCTTCTAGCCGCAGTCCTGGTCGATCTGCTGCTGCAGCGCCGTCCAGGCGGTGTCGATCCGCCCCAGGTCGCTGACGATTGTCGGCAGGTCCTGGAGCAGGCTGTCGCCGTTGATCCCGGCGATGGTCGTCTTGAGGGCTTCCACGGCACCGTCCAGCTCGGTGATCTGGCTGCCCCACTGGCTGTTGGCGCTGGTCTTGAGCGCCGCCAGGTTGGTCCTGGCCTCGTCCAGGGCGGCCTGGATCCCGGCCTTGCCGGCCGTGGGCGGGTCGAGCTGGTCGAGCTCGGCCATCGACGCCTTCAGCGCGGCCGCGTCGGCACAGGCCTGGGACGCCGCCGTGGTCCCGCTCGCCGCGGTGGTGGTGGTGGCTGGAGCGCTGTCGCTGGTGTCGTCACCGGAGCCCCCGCAGGCGGCGGCGAGACAAACCATGGCGAAGAGCAGGAGCCTGACGGGAACGGGGGTACGCATGATGTCCTCCATGACCAAGCGCACGGCGACGCGGTGGGCCGTGCACTGCCGGCAGCAGGTCGCCGGGACAGCCGGCTGGACAGGTGGGGTTGGCGAACACGTTGGGGAACCCAGACTGGCGGCGGCCTCGTCGGGTCGGTGGTGCTGTGGAAGGCTTCCGCGACCCGCGAGGCTACTGCAATCAGCGACCTTCACTCGATTACAGGCACAACGTCTGGTCGCCCCCTTTGGCTGACAGCTGTCGTACTCCCGCCTGGGAGTTGGGTCCGGTCGACTTGGGTGCGGTCCGGGACGAGGTACGCGACGAGGAGCGCGGCCGGGAAGAAGACGAGGCTGAAGATGAAGTACCCGATGAAGCTGTGGCCCTTTCGGCTAGCGACACGGGCGGGCCAGAACGCGATTGCGATCCAGATGACGGACATGGCCGCATCCCCTTTGCGTTCGTACAGAACGCTCATAGCTGTTGCCGGACAGCAGCAGCGGCACCAACGACGGTGGCCGTGGCGACCGCCGCGGTCATCTCACTCCACAGTCACTCCTGTGGCATCACCCGGATGGGATCCCGTCCGGCCGAGGACGGCCGCCGCCCCAAAGGCGTATGCTCACAGGGCTGGTTCTTGTTGTTGCCGTCACAGGACCCAGCCGAAGCCCACATGACGACACCGTGGGGCTGTTGGGCCTGATCGGCACCCCAGGATGGGTTCGCCTGGCCTGTTGACCGGGTTCGCCAGTTCGGCGACCGGAACTAAAGGCACACCCATGCCGATCGACCCCTCCATGCTGGCCAAGAGCATCGCCACCCTGACCGACCTGGACCCCGAGCGGGACCTGGCCGCCACCCTGGACCAGGCGGTGGTCGCGGCCAAGCAGCTGTTCGCGGTTGACGCCGCCGGGATCATGCTCGCCGACGCCGACGGCAAGCTACGGTGGGCCAGCGCCTCCGACCTGCTCGCCCAGACCCTGGAAGACAACCAGGAGACATTCGCCGCTGGCCCCTGCCTGGAGGCGTTCACCACCGGCCGGCCGGCGGTCATGCGCGAGGCCACCCTGGAGCCGCGCTGGGGCGAGATCACCCTGGCGTTTGTCGAGCTGCAGATCCGGTCGGGCCTCAGTGTTCCGGTGGAGCTGGGCGGTGGCCCGATCGGGACCTTAGATGTGTACAACGCCGCCCCGGGTGGCTGGGACGAGACCGAGGTCAGCGCCCTGCAGACCTATGCCGGGCTGGTCGCCACCCTGCTCGGGGCCGCGGCCAAGGCCGAGATCAGCGGTCGCCTGGCCGACCAGCTCCAGGTCGCGCGTGACTACCGGATGCTGACCGAGCAGGCCAAGAGCGCGCTCATCGACCGGGAACGCCTGGATGACCAGGAGGCCTTCATCGACCTCCAGCGAGCGGTCAGGTCATTTAGGCGCGAGCTTCCCGACGTGGCCGCCGGCCTGCCGATGCCGCGTGGGCCAGCCGAACCGGCGGAGCGCGGGGCCCATCAGCTGGACCTGGGGGCCTTGGACGGCGAGGCCGCCGCCTTCCTGGAACAAAGGCCAGGCGCCGATGGGGTCGGGCACAAGTTGAGCCAGCTGCTGCTCGGCTTTCTGACGACCGAGGTGGGGCCCCTGGCCAACCGGCTGGCCGAGCTCGGCATGGACCCGACACCGCTGTTTGCCACCACGAGCGGCATCTTGCGGCTGTACGCCGACACCCTGGAGCACCCCAACCCTCGGCGGTGACAGTGCCGCGCAAGTCGTAGCCACCACGCGCTGGGCGCGGGCGCCGTCTCCTACCACTGGGCCGTTGGCGCGGCCCCCGCGGCGTGCGCGATTACCGACGACATCGTGGGCAGCCTTGTCGCGATCGCGCCCATCAGTGGGCTTGCCCGCGTGATCCACTGCCAGTACAGGCATGCGGACCAGCCGTTGGATGCCACATGTGGGCCTCCGAAGAGGTGTTCTTCAGGTCTAGCGTGAGTTTGGTCGGCGGGTTTGACGCCTCAACCGAGAACGTGGATGGCGTACGCGGTCGCAAAGCCCAGCGTCGTGACCACCCCGACCAGCTTGCCTCCGTGCTTGAACGCCTCGGGCATCATCGTGTCCGCGAGCATGGTGATGATCGCACCTGCAGCGAACGCGAGAACGAAGCCGACTGTTTCGGGTGAGGAGTCCTGGAAGAGTGCGTACCCGCTGAGGGAGGCGAGTCCGCAGACCACGGCGATCGCGATCCACATCCATAGGATCCGGGCTTTCTTCCAGCCGCTCGTCACGAGGCCGCTCGTGGAGGAGATCGACTCGGGCAGGTTGGAGATGAAGACCGCGGCTAGATACGAGGCGCCGACCTCGCCGCCCTCGAAGATGGTCAGGCCGATCACCATCGACTCCGGTATCCCGTCGAGCACGGTGCCGAGCACGATCGCCAGCGGGGAGCCGCCTTCTTGATCGCCGGTCGCGCCCTTGCGCGCACCCCCGCCGAGCCGGTCGATCAGCCAGTCGCCGCCGAAAAAGACGAGACAGCCGGCGAAGACTCCAACGGCGACGGAGCCGCTGCCGGATGCCTTGTCGGCAGCCTCTTCGATCAGGTCGAACGACGCCGCGCTGATCAGCACGCCGGCGCCGAAACCCATGATCAGCCCGATCACCCGCAGGCTGAGATGGAACCAGAGCGCCACCAGCGCGCCGATCACCAGCGAGGATGCTGCCAGGATCCCCCAGGCGAACGCGCCGTCCATTTCGGCACCTCCTTGAAGTTGACCTTCATTCGAGCCGCCCGGTGGACGGCCAGGACGGAGCCCGCGGACAGCCGGCTAGCTCACCAGCTCTTCGGACGGGGCCTGGGTCTCGCCGTCCGAAGAGCGCACCTCATAGGTCGTCAGTGCCGCTATCTGGGATCATGACGGCGCCTACTGGCGGGCCATCAGCACCTGGATCCTCGTCTCCGGGTCGATCAGGTGGGTGTGGTCGTCCTTGCCGACATTGAGCTCGACCCAGTTGATCTCGCCGGTGAACACACTGCCCTCCACGTCGCACTCGGGGGCGACGGCGGTCCCGGTCTCAGATCCGATGTCCAATCCCTCGTCGGCCGAGAAGACGAACGGCTGGGTCGCCCCGACACGGCCCTCACCGACCCGCTGGCCGTCGCAGTACACAGACACGGTGC
It encodes:
- a CDS encoding GAF and ANTAR domain-containing protein, which codes for MPIDPSMLAKSIATLTDLDPERDLAATLDQAVVAAKQLFAVDAAGIMLADADGKLRWASASDLLAQTLEDNQETFAAGPCLEAFTTGRPAVMREATLEPRWGEITLAFVELQIRSGLSVPVELGGGPIGTLDVYNAAPGGWDETEVSALQTYAGLVATLLGAAAKAEISGRLADQLQVARDYRMLTEQAKSALIDRERLDDQEAFIDLQRAVRSFRRELPDVAAGLPMPRGPAEPAERGAHQLDLGALDGEAAAFLEQRPGADGVGHKLSQLLLGFLTTEVGPLANRLAELGMDPTPLFATTSGILRLYADTLEHPNPRR
- a CDS encoding ZIP family zinc transporter, coding for MDGAFAWGILAASSLVIGALVALWFHLSLRVIGLIMGFGAGVLISAASFDLIEEAADKASGSGSVAVGVFAGCLVFFGGDWLIDRLGGGARKGATGDQEGGSPLAIVLGTVLDGIPESMVIGLTIFEGGEVGASYLAAVFISNLPESISSTSGLVTSGWKKARILWMWIAIAVVCGLASLSGYALFQDSSPETVGFVLAFAAGAIITMLADTMMPEAFKHGGKLVGVVTTLGFATAYAIHVLG